One segment of Sulfobacillus thermosulfidooxidans DSM 9293 DNA contains the following:
- a CDS encoding urease accessory protein UreD, whose translation MAISRQRIHVYPHRIDTYFESPLHLFILNHTSPFHVVSAELGGILEEDFFETEIIVEPHASLWLSTQEATKLLAMPSGSARHDWHIILKDHAQLVSIPHAIIPYAQSDYTQIVTCELGHYATLIWAEELVAGRIAHGERFQFRHFHSRLTVMQGHSPDPVYHEKVCFKPFEQTLHHDGNWEQFTAWGSLLVMDSEHIASSPGMLPLDYSHDVRRAPYQFGHESRSDKTSEMPRQYQGISPIRGGYLWRMMSEEPQIVHDSLHKAINQRRDTHTSNLVFP comes from the coding sequence ATGGCCATTAGTCGGCAACGTATTCATGTTTATCCGCACCGGATTGATACCTATTTCGAATCCCCGTTGCATCTGTTTATACTAAATCATACGTCTCCTTTTCACGTTGTGAGTGCGGAACTCGGAGGAATTTTGGAAGAGGATTTTTTCGAAACGGAAATTATTGTAGAGCCTCACGCGAGCTTATGGTTGAGTACACAAGAAGCCACCAAACTGTTAGCGATGCCTAGTGGATCGGCGCGTCATGACTGGCATATTATTTTAAAAGATCATGCGCAATTGGTTTCGATTCCGCATGCGATCATTCCGTATGCGCAAAGCGATTATACCCAAATAGTCACCTGTGAGTTGGGGCATTATGCGACCTTGATTTGGGCAGAAGAATTGGTTGCGGGCCGAATCGCCCATGGAGAACGATTTCAATTTCGCCATTTTCACAGTCGATTGACGGTGATGCAAGGACATTCTCCCGATCCTGTCTATCACGAAAAAGTATGTTTCAAACCCTTTGAGCAAACGCTTCATCACGATGGGAACTGGGAACAATTCACGGCTTGGGGTTCTTTGTTGGTTATGGATTCGGAGCACATTGCATCATCACCAGGTATGTTACCACTCGATTATTCGCACGATGTGCGCCGTGCTCCTTACCAATTTGGTCACGAATCTAGGAGCGACAAGACATCAGAAATGCCACGGCAATATCAGGGAATCTCGCCCATTAGGGGAGGATATTTATGGCGAATGATGTCAGAAGAACCCCAAATAGTTCATGACTCTCTTCACAAGGCTATTAACCAGCGCAGGGATACTCACACGTCAAATTTGGTTTTTCCTTGA
- the ureG gene encoding urease accessory protein UreG, translating into MKPVRIGVAGPVGSGKTTVVEWLARALRDDYSIAVITNDIYTREDERILVSSQVLPAERIRGVETGGCPHTAIREDASVNLDALDELCVTFPDLDIVLIESGGDNLAATFSPELADFVIYVIDVAAGEKLPRKGGPGIIKSDVLIINKIDLAPYVGARLEVMIHDTEQIRQGPYVLTNLKTGEGFEQLLQLVRSEALFEEMTKSISNGEKDGH; encoded by the coding sequence ATGAAGCCAGTAAGAATTGGCGTGGCTGGGCCCGTCGGTTCGGGTAAAACCACCGTGGTAGAATGGCTTGCCCGGGCACTACGGGACGACTACAGTATTGCGGTTATTACAAATGACATTTACACACGCGAAGACGAACGCATTCTCGTGAGTAGCCAAGTGTTGCCAGCAGAACGTATTCGGGGAGTCGAAACGGGGGGATGCCCGCATACGGCGATTCGCGAAGATGCCTCGGTGAATCTCGATGCATTAGATGAATTATGCGTAACATTTCCGGATCTGGATATCGTGCTTATTGAAAGTGGCGGTGACAATCTTGCGGCCACTTTTAGTCCTGAGTTGGCCGATTTTGTTATTTATGTGATTGATGTAGCGGCTGGGGAAAAACTTCCGCGGAAAGGAGGGCCTGGAATTATTAAGTCCGATGTCTTGATTATCAACAAAATTGATCTCGCTCCCTATGTGGGAGCCCGTCTTGAGGTCATGATCCACGATACGGAACAAATTCGACAAGGGCCCTATGTCTTAACGAACTTAAAAACTGGCGAAGGCTTTGAACAATTGCTGCAGCTTGTGCGAAGTGAAGCATTATTTGAAGAGATGACAAAATCGATCTCAAATGGGGAAAAAGATGGCCATTAG